The genomic interval CTCCGAGCCGACTGCCTCGGCCTTTTCGACCGCCGCGAGCATGTCCGCGCCGGGGTCGATGTCGAAGCGCTCACCCATCCGCTGTTGGACGTAGGAGAGCAGCCAGTACGCGAGGAACTGGAGCGCCATGCTCCCCTGTAGGAGGTCGGCGGGCGCAATCTCGTCCGGTGTCCCGCCCTTCATCTGCCGGTAGCGCCCCTCGTCGAGCTCGACCGCCACCGCATCGGGTTTTTCCTCCTCGATGACGCGTTCG from Salifodinibacter halophilus carries:
- a CDS encoding conjugal transfer protein TraB codes for the protein ERVIEEEKPDAVAVELDEGRYRQMKGGTPDEIAPADLLQGSMALQFLAYWLLSYVQQRMGERFDIDPGADMLAAVEKAEAVGSE